TCCCAAAGGCCAAATACTTACAACCGAACCTGCGGGGAGAACAATAGGACGACTAGAAAGACTCATGGGACAGATGGGGGTGATGGTAAGGGCTTCCATACCATCGTGCATGATGGGGCCGCTAGCGGAAACGGTGTAACCAGTGGAACCTGTGGGTGTGGAAACAATCAAACCATCGCCTACGTATTGATCTACTACCTCACCATCAATTTCCATTTCTAGGATAGAAGTAATCATGCGATCGGCTGAAGCAGGTTTGACGCAAAATTCATTCAACCCCAAATATATATCTGTGACTGGTTCCAAGTTCGTCCGGTGTCCCTCATACACTGCCGCTTGCAACATCATCCGCCGTTGAATAGCGTAGCGGTCTTCAAATAATCTGTCCCAAACTTTTTCTGTATCTTGAAATTCCTCAACTGATTCAGTCAAAAAGCCCAGATGACCCCCTACATTCACTCCGAGAATGGGGATACCGGCTGGGGCTAAATGTCGGGCGCTGGTTAAGACTGTACCATCGCCACCTAAGACAATTGCCAGGTCGATTGGTTGGCTAGCTGAAGCCAAAAACACCGGATACGGGTTATCTTTTGGCCCGCTAGGCCCCATCAAAACCTGACAATTGCGATTTTCGAGTTGCTTGGCGCAGAGTTCTGCCCATCGTTTGCTTTGAGAGTCTCGCGCCTTATAAGCAATGATTACCTGCTTGAGTTGCACACGCAATTACCACTTCAGGAGATTAAACTGCTCCATATCGACGGTATCACGGTTGCGATAAATGGCAAGCACGATCGCCAACCCAACCGCCGCTTCAGCAGCCGCCACAGTGATCACAAATACTGTGAAAACCTGACCTTTAATTAATGTTGAGTCAAGGAAGTTGGAAAATGCCATTAAATTCAGATTAACAGCGTTCAACAGCAATTCAATTGACATCAACACACGCACAGCGTTCCGGCTGGTAATTAAACCATAA
Above is a genomic segment from Nostoc sp. MS1 containing:
- the nuoK gene encoding NADH-quinone oxidoreductase subunit NuoK; the protein is MQLQYFLLLAAALFCIGIYGLITSRNAVRVLMSIELLLNAVNLNLMAFSNFLDSTLIKGQVFTVFVITVAAAEAAVGLAIVLAIYRNRDTVDMEQFNLLKW
- a CDS encoding NAD(+) kinase is translated as MQLKQVIIAYKARDSQSKRWAELCAKQLENRNCQVLMGPSGPKDNPYPVFLASASQPIDLAIVLGGDGTVLTSARHLAPAGIPILGVNVGGHLGFLTESVEEFQDTEKVWDRLFEDRYAIQRRMMLQAAVYEGHRTNLEPVTDIYLGLNEFCVKPASADRMITSILEMEIDGEVVDQYVGDGLIVSTPTGSTGYTVSASGPIMHDGMEALTITPICPMSLSSRPIVLPAGSVVSIWPLGDYDLSTKLWMDGVLATSIWPAHRVDIRMADCRAKFIVLRENNSYYQTLREKLLWAGTRVRYNNTQQN